In Plasmodium sp. gorilla clade G2 genome assembly, chromosome: 5, one genomic interval encodes:
- a CDS encoding lysine-rich membrane-associated PHISTb protein, translated as MRFTDSLYFIKNNSVFDMNYLKISNCSNCNFGEEKNKNKNKNKNGESSFKSLLFKPIVMLVAGILYIVILNVCMGESNNFSYQLQYSNRYSRKLSERFIYYNPNVEGGYPDMCNTCSGQSYSDESDYDVMKYTNKVMKDLKKHQLWNDHNKVPYTSVYMGVSVQDKDYVFDKEIDNMDFGSDDIIDFMKYMWHQVMETEKERYLVLKNVLRKFQDEFPLNNNIMNNYNNKKYVKCYERIDLGADIVESGLNKVFTKCLKKNELDKNKFKILITAIRFLWRKTFLDVQEECNVILELPTKVSQLPKRNLRRRRTPNPNDEVSLRSYPRSYPKSYPKSYPRSYPKSYPKSYPRNSNPRTYGQRNYYPPYRPPQIIDYVYKVTYGENADEDVDRHIEHLVERMAEEEAERIAELSVQPYIEALEASYKPIAERNSQNSVEKKVEKSDEMINEKHMDEQKNANMNNQPLKGILKGGNTNAKGAQANAKLGSATTKGGLANAKVGNATTKVGGANKKVGNVTTKVGIATTKVGNPNARANSGKINKKTK; from the exons atgaggTTTACTGattcattatatttcattaaaaataattcagtATTTgatatgaattatttaaaaataagtaACTGTAGTAATTGTAATTTTGGAgaagagaaaaataaaaataaaaataaaaataaaaatggtgAAAGTTCTTTTAAATCATTATTGTTTAAGCCTATTGTTATGTTAGTTGctggaatattatatattgtaattttG aATGTTTGTATGGGTGAGAGTAATAATTTTAGTTATCAATTACAATATAGTAATAGATACTCAAGAAAATTAAGTGAAaggtttatttattataacccTAATGTTGAAGGAGGTTATCCTGATATGTGCAACACATGTAGTGGACAAAGTTATTCTGATGAGAGTGATTATGATGTAATGAAATATACTAATAAAGTAATGAAAGATTTAAAGAAACACCAATTATGGAATGATCATAATAAAGTACCTTATACTAGTGTATATATGGGTGTTTCTGTTCAAGATAAAGATTATGTATTCGATAAAGAAATTGATAATATGGATTTTGGTTCTGATGATATTATAgattttatgaaatatatgtgGCATCAAGTAATGGAGACAGAGAAGGAAAGATATttagttttaaaaaatgtgttACGTAAATTTCAAGACGAATTTCcacttaataataatattatgaataattataataacaagAAATATGTTAAATGTTATGAACGTATAGATTTAGGTGCAGATATTGTTGAAAGTGGTTTGAATAAAGTGTTCACTAAATgtttaaagaaaaatgaattagataaaaataaatttaaaattttgataACAGCAATTAGATTTCTTTGGAGAAAAACTTTCTTAGATGTTCAAGAAGAATGTAATGTAATACTTGAATTACCTACAAAGGTATCGCAGTTACCAAAAAGGAACttaagaagaagaagaacaCCAAATCCTAATGATGAGGTATCCTTAAGAAGTTATCCAAGAAGTTATCCAAAAAGTTATCCAAAAAGTTATCCAAGAAGTTATCCAAAAAGTTATCCAAAAAGTTATCCAAGAAATAGCAATCCTCGAACTTATGGTCAACGAAATTATTATCCACCATATAGACCACCACAAATAATTGATTACGTTTATAAGGTAACATATGGAGAAAATGCTGACGAAGATGTTGATAGACATATTGAACATTTAGTAGAAAGAATGGCTGAAGAAGAAGCTGAAAGGATTGCTGAATTATCCGTACAACCATATATTGAAGCTTTAGAAGCATCTTATAAACCTATTGCTGAAAGGAATTCACAAAATAGTGTAGAAAAAAAAGTTGAAAAGAGTGATGAAATGATAAATGAAAAACACATggatgaacaaaaaaatgcGAATATGAATAATCAGCCATTAAAAGGAATACTGAAAGGTGGGAATACAAATGCAAAAGGGGCACAGGCAAATGCAAAATTAGGAAGTGCAACCACAAAAGGAGGACTTGCAAATGCAAAAGTAGGAAATGCAACCACAAAAGTAGGAGGTGCAAATAAAAAAGTAGGAAATGTAACGACAAAAGTAGGAATTGCAACAACAAAAGTAGGAAATCCAAATGCAAGGGCCAATTcaggaaaaataaataaaaagacaaaataa
- a CDS encoding early transcribed membrane protein 5 translates to MRFSKVFSFFAFFIALKYFNRCLGDQLDLGSLHNNHNVVGNSSSQSPSSSSSSQSPSSSSSSSSSQSPSASASSASTPSSPAAPSSTPSSSSDDSKNVSLDKIDEELQKKKKNEKLLLISSVATGLAVLVGGLIGTALYTSRKASKANKNNGDDLDSDAEETDATDDSSSETKTEEVKTEETKKEE, encoded by the coding sequence ATGAGATTCTCCAaagtattttctttttttgctTTTTTCATTGCccttaaatattttaacagATGCCTTGGTGATCAATTAGATTTGGGTTCCTTACATAATAACCATAATGTTGTAGGAAACTCATCATCACAATCaccatcatcatcatcatcgtcACAATCAccatcatcttcatcatcatcatcatcatcacaATCACCATCAGCATCTGCATCTTCAGCCTCAACCCCATCATCCCCAGCTGCCCCATCTTCAACCCCATCAAGCTCATCAGATGACAGCAAAAATGTATCTTTAGATAAAATCGATGAAGAACttcaaaagaaaaagaaaaacgaAAAATTACTTTTAATATCCTCTGTTGCTACAGGTTTAGCCGTTTTAGTAGGTGGATTAATAGGTACTGCTTTATACACCAGCAGAAAAGCATCAAAAGCCAACAAAAATAATGGTGACGATTTAGATTCTGATGCTGAAGAAACCGATGCTACTGACGACTCATCTTCTGAAACCAAAACTGAAGAAGTCAAAACCGAAGAAAccaaaaaagaagaataa